GAAGCTAACCACTCGAAATCATATGCTGTTATGGTAGAAAGTATTTCAGATAATACAGATGAAATATATGAAATGTGGAAAACAGATCTAAAATTAAGAGAAAAAAACAACTATATCGCTGATGTTTACAAAAGTTTAGCAGCTGGTGATAAAGAAGAAATTACAGACCAAAAAATAGTATTAGCAATGTTTGCAAACCAAATCCTAGAAGGATTATATTTTTATGCAGGTTTTGCAGCTATTTATGCACTTGGAAAATCAGGGAAAATGCTTGGAAGCTCTCAGATGATTAGATTTATTCAAAGAGATGAAGTAACACACCTTTTACTTTTCCAAAATATGATTAATTCTGTAAGAAAAGAGAGACCTGATTTATTTACTGATGAACTTGAAGTAATAGTAAGAGATATGTTTAAAAAAGCAGTTGAACTTGAAGCTTCTTGGGGTGCATATATTACACAAGGACAAATTTTAGGTTTTACAGATGCAATAATCACTCAATATATTCAATACTTAGCAGATAGAAGACTTGAAGCAGTAGGATATAAACCTATGTATAATGTAAAACACCCTATTCCTTGGGTTGATGGTTATGCTTCATTTAATGATCAAAGAACTAATTTCTTTGAGGGGAATGTTGTTAACTACTCAAAAGGAAGCATAGATTTTGACGACTTTTAAAAAAAAGAGTTTTATTAATAGCTCTTTTTAGAAATTTCTGCGTTATCGCGGAAATTTCATCACTCACTTACAATAGTAAGCTCCTAATAAAATTACCACTCTAGCCTTGAACTTTCAAAAAATAACTATCACTAAAACTCTTTTTGATATTCATTTATTTATAAAAATAATAATTATAAAGAGATAGAGGAGAGGTTAAAAGAGACAATGTAAATAAAAGCTAGAGGAATATCAATTTCCAGCATTTGTTAAAGCTGAGTTGTTTTAAATTTTTTTCGAAAAAGTCGAGGACTGTTTGAGTAAGTAAAGTGCTAAATGCACTTTACTTAGGAGTTCCGCAGACAGAAAAGAAATTTAAAATGACGAGGGAAGCTTTGCCTTTAACAATTAGCTGCTTGCTTTTTGCAATACTTTTTTCAATAAAAAAGTATTATATAGAATATTATAGTTCTTTCGTTATTCATATAATAAGCCATTTAAACACTCACCTTAACAAAACCATTAATTTCTAAGAATAATCACTTTAAAAGCTATTTATACATAAAATAACACATATTTTAAAAGGATTGACAATGTTAAAAGATAAAGCATTAGGTTTTATAAAAAAGCAGATACTAGATTTAAATGATTTTTCTTATGAAGTAGAAGAAGATGACCAGTTTATACATGTTATTTTTACAGAAGCATTAGGAAAAGAAATAGAAAAAGAGTTTACATTTAAACTAGTAAATGATACATTATATATGCACTCAATTTCATATGGGTGGAAACCTGTAGAAAAAGGTGTAGCAAATAAATATTTTTGGATAGATTTATTAACAAAGGATTAAAATGAATGAAATATTACAAGAGTTATTAAATAGAAAATCAATAAGAAACTTTACAGGTGAAAGTGTAAAAGATGAGGATTTAAAACTTATTTTTGAAGCTGCACAAAGAGCACCAACATCAGTGAATGGACAACAAGTTTCTATAGTATATACAAAAGATAAAGAAAAATTAAAACAAATCAGTGAGTTATGTGCAGGTCAAGAGCATATTAAAAATTGTGAAGTTTTTGTTATGTTTGTGATTGATTATAATAGAACAGCTTATACTCTTGAAAAAATAAATCAAAAGCAGATGATTCAAGAATCAGCTGAGGGAATTATTGTAGGTTCAGTTGATGCAGGTATTATGCTAAGTACTTTACAAACAGCTGCTAGATCATTGGGATATGGAACAACTGCTATTGGAGCTGTTAGATTATCAGTTGAAAAATTTATAGAAATACTAGATTTACCAAAAAATACATATCCACTTGTAGGGTCTACTATTGGTGTACCTACAAAAGAAGCATTACAAGCACCTTTAAAACCTAGAATACCTTTTGATTCTTTTGTATTTGAAGATAAATATGATGATAAAAAAGCAAAAGATGGTATTGAATCTTATGAAACTATTTTAAGTGATTTTAGAAAAGCAAATGGTATGAATTACAAAACATCTTATAAAGAAGAGATGGCAAGATTTTATACAAAAAGTTATACTAGAGATATTAAAAAAACTTTTGAACATCAAGGCTTTATTTTTAAGGATAGTAATTAAAAAATAAAAAAGATACTATGAAGATACTATTTTAAGTTAAACTTTTAAAAGAATAATTTAAAAGGAACCTGCTTTATGCAAAGTAATAAGATATTAAACTCAAGTCTTTTAATATTAACTTTTATAGGTTTAGCAAGCTTTATAGTAGCATTTATTTCAGTTCTTCAAATAAATGATGATACAAAAGAGTTTGATAAAATAAAAAAGATTTCAACTATATCAGAAGAGATAAGATATTATGATGAAGTTTTGACTATGAGTGCTAGAGTTGCTACTTTAAATCAAAACGATTATTGGATAAAAAGATATTATGAAAATATCAATCCATTAGAAAATAGTATAAATGAAGCTATAAAGTTAATGCCTTCTTTAAAAGATAAATTTAAATCTATTGAAAAGACAAATAAAAAACTTATTTCTTTAGAAGAAAAAGCTTTAGAATTAAGTAAAAAAGGTAATTATAAACAAGCTGAAAATTTACTATTTTCTTTAGAGTACAAAAATCTAAAACAAAGTTATATAGTAGGATTAGATTCAGTTTTAAGCGAGATAGAAAAGAAAAATAAAACTCTTCAAAACCATCTTTTTGTAAATATAAACTTCTCTTCTTTTGTTATTCTTTTTTCAATTTTATTTATGATGGTTATTTTTTATTTTATTTTTAAAGAGCTACTTAATAAAAGTAAATATATAAATCATATACTTGATTCACAAAATGCGATAATCTTTATAACTGATGGAAAAAGATTAAAAGTAGCAAATAAAACTGCACTTGAATTTTTCAAATGTAAAACACAAGAGCATTTAAAACAGAAGTTCTTATTTTTATCAGATACTTTTACTAAAGGTGAAAACTATTTAAGTGGTAAAGATTGGTTACTTAATGCTTTTGCTTTAAAAAATAAGATTTTAAAAATAAAAATAGATAATAAAATTTTTCAAATAAACATATCAAAAGATAAAATTGATGATGTAAACTATGTTGTAAGTTTAGTTGATGTTACAGAATTAACACAACTTCAAACACAACTTCAAAAAACAGTAGATATTCAAGTTGAAGATATTAGAAAAAAAGATTTAACTTTAATTGCTCAATCAAAAATGGCAACAATGGGAGAAATGATAGAAAATATTGCTCACCAATGGAAACAGCCCTTATCTATAATTACTCTTAGCTCAACAGGAGTAAAAATGGAAAGTGAGTTTAATGAGTTAACAGATGATTATTTACAAAATGCATTAACAAATATAGAAAAATCTGCAAACTATTTATCACAAACAATTGATGATTTTAAAGATTTCTTTAAAAATGACAGTCTAAAACAACAATATGTATTAGAAGAAGCCTTTAATAAATCAAAAACTTTAATAGCTTCAAAACTAGAAAAAAGAGATATACATATAATTACTTCTTTTGATAGTGGAACAATATATGGAAATAAAAATGAGATAATTCAAGTATTTATGAATCTATTAAGTAATAGTATAGATGCTTTTGATGAGTTTGATTTAGATACAAAAGTTATATATTTTTCTACAAGATACGAAAAAGAGTTTGTTGTTATAAAATTTTGTGATAATGCTGGAGGAATACCTAGTGCAATTATTTCAAAAATTTTTGAGTATAAGTTTTCTACAAAAGGTGAAAATGGTACAGGAATAGGTCTATATATGAGTAAACTTATTATTGATAAAATAGATGGTCAAATTCAAGTAAAAAATAGTACTTTTACTTATGAACAAACAGAGTATAAAGGTGTGGAGTTTACAATTAAATTACCATTAAAAGAGCCTAAAGGCTCTTTTATGCAATAAGAAGTTTTTTTAAATCATCTTTTGCATTAGTTGTAAGTGTAAGATTAAAAGTTTCGCTTAAAAAGTTAAATATATCTTCATTTACAAATTGTGGAGGTTTTGGTCCTAAATAGATATTTTTTACTCCTAAAGAAAAAAGAGCAAGTAAAATAATTACTGCTTTTTGTTCCATCCAAGATAGTACAATTGATACAGGAAGGTCATTAATTGGTGTATCTAAGGCTTGGCTTAGTGCTTTTGCAATCTCAACAGCGCCATTACTATCATTGCATTGTCCTAAGTCTAAATATCTTGGAATACCTGTTCCTTCAATCTCTCCAAAATCAATATCATTAAATCTAAATTTACCACAGCTTGAAGTTAAAATAACTGTATCTTTTGGAAGAGTTTGAGCTAATTCTCTATAATATTCTCCACCTTTTCCTGGTGCATCACATCCTGCAACAACAAAGAATTGTTTAATTTTTCCATCTTTTATTGCATCTAAAATTTGTGGTGCTAATGTTAATATAGTTTTATAATGGTGCCCTGTTACAAGTGTTGTATCTTCGTTTAAATCAACTCCATTTGCATCTTCGCACTCTAAAGTTCTTTTTATAAGTTCATCAAAGTTATCATCTTCAATTTGTGTAGCTCCCTCAACTCCAACTATTTTGTAAGTAAATAGTCTATCAAGATATGTACAGTTTTTCTTTGGAGGCACAATACAGTTTGTATTAACTACAAAAGTTCCAGTAAATTTTTCCATAAGTTTTGCTTGATCGAACCAAGCTTTACCTACATTTCCTTTTAAATGTGGATACTTTCTAAGTTCTGGATAACCATGTGCTGGTAACATCTCAGAGTGAGTATATATATTTATACCTTTATCTTTTGTAGCTATTAAAAGTTTTTCTAGCATTTCAAGATTATGCCCACTAACAAGTATAGCTTTACCTTCAACTTTGTTTTGAGTAACTTTTACAGGAGTTGGAATACCAAACTTTGAAGTGTGAGAGTTTGAAAGTCTATCCATAACTTTAACTCCAGCATTACCTACTTTCATTAATTGATTTATATGGTCATCAAAATTAAAATTTACATTTGTTAATGTAAAGTATAAAGTTTCACTCATAACATCATCAATCTCTTTTGTTAAGGTTGAATCTAATTCATTTAAATGTTCTCTATAAGCACTAAGCCCTTTTAATCCAAATATCATAATATCTTGAAGTCTTGAAAGGTTTTCATCTTTTCCACATGTTCCAACACTAGCACCACTACTACCACAACCATCTTTTTGACTCATTTCACATTGATAACAAAACATACTCATTAAATAATCCTTAATATTTTTTGTTAATTATAAGGATTTTAATAAGTTGTTTCATTGATTAATATCAATATAAAGATTAACAGGCTTCTTGTTCTTTCAAGTTTGCTATATAATTTTCTATAGCAATAGCAACTCTTTTTGATAAAGCAACAGCTTCTACAACTGTTCTAGCACCTGTTACTACATCTCCTGATGCAAATACACCCTCTCTTGTAGTTTCTCCATTTTCATTTGTAACTACTAATCCATCTCCACCAACATTAATTCCTTTTGTATTAGACACAATTAAATCTCTTGGTTGTTGGCTAATTGATACTAAAATAGAATCTGCTTCTTCAAAGCCTTCAATATTTTCTTTTTCTTCATTTGTATTTAGATATTTTATACCTTTTGGAGTAAATTCAAGTGGCAACTTATAAAGATTGAATTTTACTCCATCAATTTTTGCATATTCAATTTCTAATTTTTCTGCACTCATTTGCTCAAAACCTTTTCTATACATAATAGAAACTTCTCTTGAACCATTTCTAATAGCAGTTCTTGCTACATCCATGGCTACATTTCCAGCACCAACAATTACTACTTTTTTACCAAGATTGTAGGCTTTTGGACTTTTTAAATAATCAATTGCAAAGTGTACATTTCCTAATGATTCACCTTTTAAACCCAGTTTTTTAGGTGTCCAAACACCTGTTCCTATAAATACTGCTTTGTAACCATCTCTAAATAATTCATCAATTGTAATGTTTTTTCCAATTAATGTATTTGGTCTAATCTTAACACCAATATTTTTTAGTTTTAATAGCAATTCATCAAGTATTGATTTATCAAGTCTAAAATCAGGTATTCCATATCTTAAAACACCTCCAATTTTATCATGACCTTCATACATTGTGATTTCATAACCTTTTAATGCAAGAATCATAGCAAGACTTATTCCTGCTGGTCCACTTCCAATAATAGCAATACTATGACCATTTGATTTAGGTTTTTCAAACTCTTTATAGTTCATATAGTATGTTGAAATATAGTTTTCTATTCCTCCAACATTTACAGGTGTATATTTTTTATTTAGTACACAGTGTCCCTCACAATGTTTTTCATGGGGACAAACTAATGAACAAATAATTGATAAAGGATTATTTTCAAATATTTTTTCTCCTGCAATTTTTATATCTCCTGCTAAAAATAATCTAATCATCTCAGCAATAGGAGTATTTACAGGGCATCCTTTTTGACATTTTGGTTTTTTACAGTCCAAACATGTCTGTGCAGAATTAATAATATGTTGCATTTTTCACCTTTTAAATTAAACTTAGTTTAAAAATTTTATATAAATTAAATGATAAGTATATGATAAATTTGAAAAATAATAGATAAATTTCTTGTTTTTGTACCTATAAAAAATCTATTAAAGCTGTAATTTTAAATAAGATAATAAAGTAATTTATTAATTTTAGCCATATTTTTATCTCTTCTTATAATTTTTAAGATATAATAATTAAATTTTCAATAAAGAGTAAGTTAGATGCAAGTAGGTAAAAAAATTTTTTTATTATCCCTGTTGTTACTGTTATTAATAGTTTCTTGTGTATATAAACATGCCAATGAGTTTATGAATAGTACAGCTTCTGTTGTTGAAGATAAAGAAGTTCAATTACAAGAAAATAATAATAGTGATGTAGTAGAAGTTGAGTTAGAACCAGTTGATTTACAATTAAAAGAGACTCATGATTCAGTAACAGAAAAAATAATTAAAATTGAAGAAGAGATAAAAAAACCTGAACCAATTATTTTAAAAAGAGTTGATGAGGGTTATAGAAGATCAAACGGCGAACTTTCTTATAAAGACTTATCTAAAAAATCAAAAGCAATTCAAGATGAATTATATTCGATTATGAGAGATGAATCTTTTGAATTTTCAAAAGCAGGTATTGATTATTTAAGTAAAAATGACGAGCTTTTAAATAAAATCTATAAAATTATGGAAAATAATGATAACTTGAGTTTTGAAATTGCTGGCCATGTAAGTATTAGACCAGGAGATGATAAGTACAATAGATATATTTCAGTAATGAGAGCTGCAAATATAAAGAAAAAACTTATATCTATGGGCATAAAAAATACAAGAATGAAAGGAAGAGGATATGGAGATAAGATACCTTTAATTCAAGATGAAATCAAGATTTTCAATAGAATAGAATTTAATATCATAGGAGAATAATTGTGATAGAAATAGCTTCGAAAATAGTATTATGTTTAGTATTAGCAACAATTATTGGATTTTTAATAGGTTACATACTAGGTAGAGCTACAAGAAAACAAGAGTATGCGCCAATGCCACAAAAACCTACTAAAAATGTAGGGAATGTTTATAATAAGCCAGTTATATTTAGTTGTCCACGACCAGCTGGTAAAGATGATTTAAAACAAATAGAAGGAATTGATTCTTTAATTGAAGCACAATTAAATCATCTTGGAATTTTTCACTTTGATCAAATTGCAAATTGGAGTGATAAAAATTCTGATTGGATAGAAAATTATTTGGAAATAGAAGAAAAAATAAAAGAAGAAAATTGGGTAGAACAAGCAAAAGGCTTTACTAAACCTCTTGTATAGTTTTTATACTTAATTTGTAATCATATTGGAATCAACTAGTGTTATAATTTAACTACTTAAATATAAAAGGAGTTAGATTATGATTACGGAATATTCTTTATTATATATGGCAACAGCTAGTTTTCACTTAGCAGGATTATCAACGATTTTTTTACTACAAAGATATAGAATCTTATAAACAAAAGTTTAAGACTTTTGTTTAATAAGTTCTATTACGCATTTTTCAATCATGCTATAAACTTTGTCAAAGCCCTCAAAACCCTCAAAGAAGAAAGGGTCAGGTACATCTTGTCCCTCAAAACCAAAATTACCCAATTTAATTGCATCCTTACAACCTAATTTTTTCAAATCTTGCATATTTCTCTCATCTAAACCAACAACTAAATCATAAGTTTGAAAATCTTCTAAGTTTACTTGTCTTGCTATTTGTCTTGATATATCAATGCCATTTTCTTTTGCAATACTAATAGAGTGTTCGCAAGGACTCTCTCCTATATGCCAACTTCCTGTTCCTGCACTATCAACTTTTATATCTAATTGATTATCTTTTATATATTTTTGGGCAATACCTTGTGCAATAGGAGACCTACAAATATTTCCTAAGCATACAAAAATAATTGATTTAATTTTACTCATAATCTATTCCTACATCTAAAAATTTTCTTATTTTTCTTATTTGTTTTTTATCAAATAAAACTTGTAGTAACTCTTTTGAATCATCAAGTATAACTTCTCCAAAAGGATTTATTATGCTACTTGATTTACAACAGTTGTCATCTGCACTATTTGACGCTATAACAAAACATTGATTTGAAATTGCAAGTGCTTTTACTAAAGTCTCAAAGTGTTCTTTTCTACCTTTTCCCCACATAGCAGGTACAAGTATTATATCTGCACCTTTTAACCTATTCCAATATTTTGTAAATCTAAGTTCAAAACATATTAAAGTTGCAACCTTAAGTTGCCCTATTTTAAAAAATTTTATTTTTTTATCATTTTTGGGTTTAGAAAAGTATTTTTGTTCATTTCCAAGTTTAAAAAGTCTATATTTATCTTGGGTATGAATAATTTGTTTTTGATAAAACATATAAAATCTATTGTAGTAGTTACCATCTTTAAAAATGGTTAGTGTAAGAGCTATAGCCTTATTTTTTGATAACTTTTTTAATCTTTTTATGGCTTTTTTTGAAAACTCTGCAACTTTGTGTATATTATCATAAGAGTAACCAGATAGTGCAAGTTCAGGTGCAAGAATTAAAGAATCATTCTCGCACGAATTTATTAGGTTTTCTAAATAATTAAGATTTTGTTCTAAATCTTTTGTGTAATTAGTTTGAAGAGTTACTAAGTTCATCTTTTGCCAATAAAATTAGTTTATTAACTTCTTCTTCATACTCTTTTGCAGTTTGTTCATTTGTTGATTCAAATCTAGTAACTAATACAGGAGTAGTATTTGAAGCTCTAACCAATCCCCATCCATGTCTAAAGTTTATTCTAACCCCATCAACATCGATTATATCAACTATTTTAGGAAAATTCTTTGGAGGATTTTTAAGAAGCTCTTTTATTTTGTCTATTAATAAAAACTTTTCATCTTCTGTTGTTTTTATTTTAATCTCTTCTGTTGAGTATGTTTTTGGAAGTTTTTCTATTTGTTTATCAATATCCATTCCATTATGAATTAACTCTAAGATTCTAAATGTAGCATAAACTGCATCATCAAAACCATAATATCTATCATTAAAGAAAATATGCCCTGAAACTTCAGCTGCTAAATGAGCATTTACTTCTTTTAGTTTTACTTTTAAATTACTATGTCCTGTTTTGTACATAATAGCTTTTCCAGTCTTATTTATAATATCATACATAACTTGAGTGCATTTAACTTCTCCAACTACAATTGGGTCTTTCATCGTTTTTGCAAAAAGAAGTGCTAAAATATCACCTTTGACATTATGTTTTTTAGTTAAAAATGCAATTCTATCTGCATCACCATCATATGCAAATCCATATAAAGCATCACCTTTTAAAAGCTCTTTTAAATCGTGTAGATTTTTTTCTTCACTTGGGTCTGGATGATGATTTGGAAATGTTCCATCAGGATCACAATATAAGCCTTTGTAATTTAGTTCTAATCTATCTAAAATCTCACATAAAACAGTATTTGCTACACCATTACCACAGTCAATTGCAAAAGGAATGTCAAAACCTTTTAAAAATGAGAACTCTTTTAACATATAATCTATATACATAGCTTTTGCATTAATTTTTTCAAACTGTTTATTGTCTTCTATTTTTATGTTTTGATTTTTGATGATTTCATCACCTAATGTATATATGTCTTCTGCAAAAAATGGAGTATTATTTACTGAGATTTTAAAGCCATTATATTCGCTTGGATTGTGACTTCCTGTAATCATAACAGAAGCATTTGGTTTTATGCCATTAAATGTTTGATAAGATGCAAAATAGTTAACTCCAGTTGCTACCATCCCCATGCCAAGAACTTTAACGCCAGCTTTATTAAATCCACTTGTAAGGTATTCAAATAGTCTTGGAGAATGTGTTCTTGCATCATAACCAACCACAACATATGGAGTTTTAACTGTTTTTTTAATAATTTCTAAACCTAAATAATAAGCAATTAGTTTAACACTTTGTTCATTTAGTTCTTCATCAACTATTCCTCTAATATCATACTCTCTAAA
The window above is part of the Malaciobacter marinus genome. Proteins encoded here:
- a CDS encoding ribonucleotide-diphosphate reductase subunit beta — protein: MDRKTIYNPQSKENLNDRRIFGGNPDGMINFTKLKYQWALNLWDTMEANTWFPKEVQMTGDAKDYKYLSPSEKRMYDLVLSQLIFMDSLQTNNLMDNINPYITAPEVNACLSRQSYEEANHSKSYAVMVESISDNTDEIYEMWKTDLKLREKNNYIADVYKSLAAGDKEEITDQKIVLAMFANQILEGLYFYAGFAAIYALGKSGKMLGSSQMIRFIQRDEVTHLLLFQNMINSVRKERPDLFTDELEVIVRDMFKKAVELEASWGAYITQGQILGFTDAIITQYIQYLADRRLEAVGYKPMYNVKHPIPWVDGYASFNDQRTNFFEGNVVNYSKGSIDFDDF
- a CDS encoding nitroreductase family protein encodes the protein MNEILQELLNRKSIRNFTGESVKDEDLKLIFEAAQRAPTSVNGQQVSIVYTKDKEKLKQISELCAGQEHIKNCEVFVMFVIDYNRTAYTLEKINQKQMIQESAEGIIVGSVDAGIMLSTLQTAARSLGYGTTAIGAVRLSVEKFIEILDLPKNTYPLVGSTIGVPTKEALQAPLKPRIPFDSFVFEDKYDDKKAKDGIESYETILSDFRKANGMNYKTSYKEEMARFYTKSYTRDIKKTFEHQGFIFKDSN
- a CDS encoding sensor histidine kinase; the protein is MIENIAHQWKQPLSIITLSSTGVKMESEFNELTDDYLQNALTNIEKSANYLSQTIDDFKDFFKNDSLKQQYVLEEAFNKSKTLIASKLEKRDIHIITSFDSGTIYGNKNEIIQVFMNLLSNSIDAFDEFDLDTKVIYFSTRYEKEFVVIKFCDNAGGIPSAIISKIFEYKFSTKGENGTGIGLYMSKLIIDKIDGQIQVKNSTFTYEQTEYKGVEFTIKLPLKEPKGSFMQ
- the hcp gene encoding hydroxylamine reductase, with amino-acid sequence MSMFCYQCEMSQKDGCGSSGASVGTCGKDENLSRLQDIMIFGLKGLSAYREHLNELDSTLTKEIDDVMSETLYFTLTNVNFNFDDHINQLMKVGNAGVKVMDRLSNSHTSKFGIPTPVKVTQNKVEGKAILVSGHNLEMLEKLLIATKDKGINIYTHSEMLPAHGYPELRKYPHLKGNVGKAWFDQAKLMEKFTGTFVVNTNCIVPPKKNCTYLDRLFTYKIVGVEGATQIEDDNFDELIKRTLECEDANGVDLNEDTTLVTGHHYKTILTLAPQILDAIKDGKIKQFFVVAGCDAPGKGGEYYRELAQTLPKDTVILTSSCGKFRFNDIDFGEIEGTGIPRYLDLGQCNDSNGAVEIAKALSQALDTPINDLPVSIVLSWMEQKAVIILLALFSLGVKNIYLGPKPPQFVNEDIFNFLSETFNLTLTTNAKDDLKKLLIA
- a CDS encoding NAD(P)-dependent oxidoreductase; amino-acid sequence: MQHIINSAQTCLDCKKPKCQKGCPVNTPIAEMIRLFLAGDIKIAGEKIFENNPLSIICSLVCPHEKHCEGHCVLNKKYTPVNVGGIENYISTYYMNYKEFEKPKSNGHSIAIIGSGPAGISLAMILALKGYEITMYEGHDKIGGVLRYGIPDFRLDKSILDELLLKLKNIGVKIRPNTLIGKNITIDELFRDGYKAVFIGTGVWTPKKLGLKGESLGNVHFAIDYLKSPKAYNLGKKVVIVGAGNVAMDVARTAIRNGSREVSIMYRKGFEQMSAEKLEIEYAKIDGVKFNLYKLPLEFTPKGIKYLNTNEEKENIEGFEEADSILVSISQQPRDLIVSNTKGINVGGDGLVVTNENGETTREGVFASGDVVTGARTVVEAVALSKRVAIAIENYIANLKEQEAC
- a CDS encoding OmpA family protein, giving the protein MNSTASVVEDKEVQLQENNNSDVVEVELEPVDLQLKETHDSVTEKIIKIEEEIKKPEPIILKRVDEGYRRSNGELSYKDLSKKSKAIQDELYSIMRDESFEFSKAGIDYLSKNDELLNKIYKIMENNDNLSFEIAGHVSIRPGDDKYNRYISVMRAANIKKKLISMGIKNTRMKGRGYGDKIPLIQDEIKIFNRIEFNIIGE
- a CDS encoding low molecular weight protein-tyrosine-phosphatase translates to MSKIKSIIFVCLGNICRSPIAQGIAQKYIKDNQLDIKVDSAGTGSWHIGESPCEHSISIAKENGIDISRQIARQVNLEDFQTYDLVVGLDERNMQDLKKLGCKDAIKLGNFGFEGQDVPDPFFFEGFEGFDKVYSMIEKCVIELIKQKS
- a CDS encoding carbon-nitrogen hydrolase family protein: MNLVTLQTNYTKDLEQNLNYLENLINSCENDSLILAPELALSGYSYDNIHKVAEFSKKAIKRLKKLSKNKAIALTLTIFKDGNYYNRFYMFYQKQIIHTQDKYRLFKLGNEQKYFSKPKNDKKIKFFKIGQLKVATLICFELRFTKYWNRLKGADIILVPAMWGKGRKEHFETLVKALAISNQCFVIASNSADDNCCKSSSIINPFGEVILDDSKELLQVLFDKKQIRKIRKFLDVGIDYE
- a CDS encoding phosphomannomutase/phosphoglucomutase, which encodes MIKKSIFREYDIRGIVDEELNEQSVKLIAYYLGLEIIKKTVKTPYVVVGYDARTHSPRLFEYLTSGFNKAGVKVLGMGMVATGVNYFASYQTFNGIKPNASVMITGSHNPSEYNGFKISVNNTPFFAEDIYTLGDEIIKNQNIKIEDNKQFEKINAKAMYIDYMLKEFSFLKGFDIPFAIDCGNGVANTVLCEILDRLELNYKGLYCDPDGTFPNHHPDPSEEKNLHDLKELLKGDALYGFAYDGDADRIAFLTKKHNVKGDILALLFAKTMKDPIVVGEVKCTQVMYDIINKTGKAIMYKTGHSNLKVKLKEVNAHLAAEVSGHIFFNDRYYGFDDAVYATFRILELIHNGMDIDKQIEKLPKTYSTEEIKIKTTEDEKFLLIDKIKELLKNPPKNFPKIVDIIDVDGVRINFRHGWGLVRASNTTPVLVTRFESTNEQTAKEYEEEVNKLILLAKDELSNSSN